A window of Ictalurus furcatus strain D&B chromosome 18, Billie_1.0, whole genome shotgun sequence contains these coding sequences:
- the stk32a gene encoding serine/threonine-protein kinase 32A, which produces MGLGSSSRSADSQHNEDVNFDHFQILRAIGKGSFGKVCIVQKKDTKKMYAMKYMNKLKCVERNEVRNVFKELQIMQNLEHPFLVNFWYSFQDEEDMFMVVDLLLGGDLRYHLQQNVHFSESTVKLYICELALALNYLRNKHIIHRDIKPDNILLDEHGHTHLTDFNIAAIVKDDLKATSIAGTKPYMAPELFQTFEGTHTGYSFAVDWWSLGITAYELLRGQRPYIMRASTPTSEILQSFHKVHPCFPAAWSVEMKSLLRKLLCVDAQKRLSSLSELKDTECLSDVNWDAVLNKHVPPGFMPNRRRLNCDPTFELEEMILESKPLHKKKKRLARKTRDQGSDASPQNGQLQQRLDCVQRDFLVFNREKLRKTKVDTDSSNMNLKEESRALEDGQNNNVTSAASLSS; this is translated from the exons ATGGGACTCGGATCGTCCAGCAGATCCGCTGATAGCCAACACAATGAAGACG TCAACTTTGACCACTTCCAGATACTGAGAGCTATTGGAAAGGGCAGCTTTGGAAAG GTGTGTATCGTGCAGAAAAAGGACACTAAGAAGATGTATGCCATGAAGTACATGAACAAGCTCAAGTGTGTGGAGCGAAACGAAGTGCGAAACGTCTTCAAAGAGCTTCAGATCATGCAGAACCTGGAGCATCCATTCCTCGTGAACTTCTG GTACTCTTTTCAGGATGAGGAGGACATGTTCATGGTGGTTGATCTTCTGTTAGGAGGAGACCTGCGGTATCATCTTCAACAGAATGTACATTTTTCCGAGAGCACTGTGAAACTTTACATCTGCGAACTTGCCTTGGCACTGAACTACCTGCGCAACAAACACATCATACACAG AGACATCAAGCCTGATAACATCTTACTGGATGAACACG GTCACACTCATCTGACCGACTTCAACATCGCTGCTATCGTCAAAGACGATTTAAAAGCCACGTCCATCGCTGGAACAAAGCCATACATGG CTCCAGAGCTTTTCCAGACGTTTGAGGGAACACATACAGGTTACTCGTTTGCAGTGGACTGGTGGTCTCTGGGTATAACAGCCTACGAGCTGCTACGTGGACAG AGGCCGTATATAATGCGCGCCAGCACGCCCACCTCAGAGATCCTGCAGTCCTTCCATAAAGTCCATCCCTGCTTCCCGGCCGCTTGGTCAGTAGAGATGAAGTCTCTGTTGAGGAAG CTGCTGTGTGTCGATGCACAGAAGCGCCTCTCGTCTCTCTCTGAGCTGAAGGACACGGAATGTCTCTCCGACGTAAACTGGGACGCTGTGCTTAATAAACACGTCCCACCAGGCTTCATGCCTAAT AGACGGAGACTAAACTGTGACCCCACGTTTGAGCTGGAAGAGATGATCCTAGAATCGAAGCCACtgcacaagaagaagaagagattaGCGAGGAAGACGAGGGATCAGGGCTCTGACGCATCTCCGCAG AACGGTCAGCTCCAGCAGCGCCTCGACTGCGTACAACGAGACTTCCTCGTCTTCAACAGAGAGAA GTTGAGGAAGACCAAAGTAGACACGGACTCGAGCAACATGAACCTGAAAGAGGAGAGCCGAGCCCTCGAGGACGGACAGAACAACAATGTCACCAGTGCAGCGAGTTTATCGAGTTAG
- the LOC128622845 gene encoding uncharacterized protein LOC128622845 has product MQQRVNYLEQYTSGETRDLVRSCFHMPPEEGYKEAKKQLEWHFGNKVKITSAFMDKALRWPTIKSEDASSLRSFALFLKSCHNTMRELDYVTDLETPSNLKIIVSKLPFRLRDKWRAVVYNIYDKHKQRATFRDLLAFDKQSQKMLDPIFGKIQSPLKQTSESKGQYKAYSKANSRGSSFATTVSPVSKAEPSKNDKQGGNTMNGSDAFVKPCMFCNKNHPMEVCEVFKNKPNKEKVDFLKVKGLCFGCLQRGHMSKNCKKQMSCNVCKRGHPTMLHIHTKETQQHQDHAEEFSGSNAVVSLATGSHTGAGTKECALAIVPVKVKLEKGTKCIQTYAFLHPGSCATFCTKELSMQLHALGKKTEILLKIMGQQKPITSYKISGIEVAALDSNSFLKLPDVFIQKSIPVTHNNIPKLDDIRKWSYLKEVDLTPINATTGLLIGVNTPKSLEPWRIINSRGDGPYAVKTLLSWVINGPLG; this is encoded by the coding sequence ATGCAACAAAGGGTAAACTACTTGGAACAATACACATCTGGAGAAACAAGAGACCTTGTCCGTAGCTGTTTTCATATGCCACCGGAAGAGGGATATAAGGAAGCTAAGAAACAACTTGAATGGCATTTCggaaataaagttaaaatcaCATCTGCTTTCATGGACAAGGCACTGAGGTGGCCTACTATCAAGTCAGAAGATGCATCTAGTCTGAGGTCGTTTGCACTCTTCTTGAAAAGTTGTCATAACACAATGAGGGAGCTGGACTATGTTACAGATCTTGAAACACCCTCCAATTTAAAGATCATTGTGTCAAAGCTACCATTTAGGCTTCGTGACAAGTGGAGAGCGGTAGTCTACAACATCTACGacaaacacaagcagagagcGACATTTAGAGATCTACTTGCATTTGacaaacaatcacaaaagaTGCTGGACCCAATCTTTGGAAAGATTCAAAGCCCATTGAAGCAAACTTCCGAATCAAAAGGCCAGTACAAAGCCTACTCCAAAGCAAATAGTAGGGGGAGCAGTTTCGCTACGACTGTTTCGCCAGTGTCAAAGGCTGAGCCATCCAAGAATGACAAGCAAGGTGGAAATACCATGAATGGTTCTGATGCATTTGTAAAGCCTTGCATGTTCTGCAATAAAAATCATCCAATGGAAGTATGtgaagtatttaaaaataaaccaaacaaagaaAAGGTGGACTTCTTGAAAGTTAAAGGACTGTGTTTTGGGTGTCTACAAAGAGGACACATGAGCAAGAATTGTAAGAAGCAGATGTcgtgtaatgtgtgtaaaagGGGTCATCCAACCAtgctacatatacacacaaaggaAACCCAACAGCATCAGGATCACGCTGAAGAATTCTCTGGTTCCAATGCAGTCGTTTCTTTAGCAACTGGTAGCCATACTGGGGCTGGCACAAAAGAATGTGCTCTAGCAATCGTCCCAGTCAAAGTGAAGTTGGAGAAAGGTACGAAATGTATCCAAACCTATGCTTTCCTACATCCAGGGAGCTGTGCAACATTTTGTACCAAGGAATTATCCATGCAGCTTCACGCCCTTGGtaagaaaacagaaatacttttgaAAATAATGGGACAACAGAAACCAATAACTAGTTATAAAATATCTGGCATAGAAGTAGCAGCACTAGACAGTAACTCATTTCTCAAATTGCCTGACGTTTTCATACAAAAATCAATTCCAGTGACACACAACAACATTCCGAAATTGGATGATATAAGAAAATGGTCTTACCTGAAAGAGGTCGACTTGACTCCAATCAATGCAACCACTGGCCTACTAATAGGTGTCAATACACCGAAGTCTCTAGAACCCTGGAGAATAAttaacagtagaggtgatgggCCCTATGCTGTTAAAACCCTTCTTAGCTGGGTTATCAATGGTCCACTCGGCTAA